A section of the Alkalihalobacillus sp. LMS39 genome encodes:
- a CDS encoding divergent PAP2 family protein, with product MDLFDNFPLWAALFSIGFAQFIKVPLAFLATRKLDWTLLTSTGGMPSSHSAAVTALSTAIALEEGLGSPLFAISTIFGIIVMFDATGIRRHAGYHATVLNQLVGDFNKLVEEVKTWPKKEEMEKREELKELLGHQPIEVFFGGVLGIILSLVIYAILT from the coding sequence ATGGATTTATTTGATAATTTCCCATTATGGGCCGCTTTATTTTCAATCGGATTTGCACAGTTCATTAAAGTACCACTCGCATTTTTAGCGACTCGTAAGTTAGACTGGACACTGTTAACAAGTACAGGTGGAATGCCAAGTTCACATTCAGCAGCTGTAACAGCCCTTTCCACTGCAATTGCATTAGAAGAAGGATTAGGCTCTCCTCTATTTGCGATTTCCACCATTTTCGGTATTATCGTCATGTTTGACGCAACGGGTATTCGTCGACATGCCGGCTATCATGCTACCGTATTAAACCAGCTTGTCGGTGATTTTAATAAGTTAGTGGAAGAAGTAAAAACATGGCCGAAAAAAGAAGAAATGGAAAAACGTGAAGAATTAAAAGAGTTACTCGGACATCAACCAATCGAAGTATTTTTTGGTGGGGTTTTAGGTATTATTTTATCTTTAGTTATTTATGCTATCTTAACTTAA
- a CDS encoding cobalamin-binding protein, with translation MRIISICPSNTELIGYLGLTEQLVAVDDYSDWPMEVNQLPRLGPDLQIDMDRLQSFEPDLVLASLSVPGMERNIEELQKRNIPHLVLNPNTLDEIAEDLLLVGQYTKCELRAQQLVKRFKQIIFDYKTLAKDVKKTTVYWEWWPKPVFTPGKQNWLTEISQLAGGVNIFDTENIASVQTDWDDVYKRNPEHICLVWVGVQTNKVNPAVVYKRPNWTTLQAIEKNNIYILEEPLFCRPSPRLLIGLKKIAAILHPNIFPPFDEIDPLFHENTHK, from the coding sequence ATGAGGATTATTTCCATTTGCCCAAGCAATACTGAATTAATTGGATATTTAGGCTTGACGGAACAGCTTGTTGCTGTGGATGATTATTCAGATTGGCCAATGGAAGTAAACCAGCTTCCTCGCCTCGGACCTGATCTTCAAATTGACATGGACCGGTTACAGTCGTTTGAGCCAGACCTTGTGTTAGCATCGTTAAGTGTACCTGGAATGGAACGAAATATTGAAGAATTACAAAAAAGAAACATTCCACACCTTGTATTAAACCCAAACACATTAGATGAAATTGCGGAGGATTTACTCCTTGTCGGTCAGTATACAAAGTGTGAGCTTCGCGCTCAACAACTTGTTAAACGCTTTAAACAAATCATTTTTGACTATAAAACCCTTGCCAAAGACGTAAAAAAAACGACTGTTTATTGGGAGTGGTGGCCAAAGCCTGTTTTTACACCAGGAAAACAAAACTGGCTTACTGAAATTAGTCAATTAGCAGGTGGCGTGAATATTTTTGACACTGAAAATATCGCCAGTGTACAAACAGACTGGGACGATGTATACAAACGTAACCCTGAACATATTTGTCTCGTTTGGGTTGGTGTGCAAACAAACAAGGTCAACCCTGCTGTTGTTTATAAACGCCCGAATTGGACGACACTTCAAGCCATTGAAAAAAACAACATTTACATATTAGAAGAACCGTTGTTTTGCAGACCATCGCCACGCTTACTAATTGGGTTAAAGAAGATTGCAGCTATTCTTCATCCAAATATATTTCCACCATTTGATGAGATTGACCCGTTATTCCATGAAAACACGCATAAATAA
- a CDS encoding 3D domain-containing protein: MEIAKKLFRRILMTGLFFVALFTTFSTLSGVSAAELSKFMPNEQHNLMRTLEPSTVEHIEKKEVSMHRKELSFAESQETSISHEVVESEPVSLDEAIDWSQYPSSTVVATGYTAGIESTGKTPDHPAYGITFSGVKVKRDLYSTIAADITKYPIGSILYIPGYGYGVVADTGSAIKGNKIDLYYETVADVFENWGKREVEVYLVKKGDGQLTEEDLVKLNENEAVQVFREQMSF; this comes from the coding sequence ATGGAAATCGCGAAAAAACTATTTCGCAGAATATTGATGACAGGATTATTCTTTGTCGCATTGTTTACAACTTTTTCAACGTTATCAGGAGTGAGTGCTGCTGAATTATCAAAATTTATGCCAAATGAACAACATAATTTAATGAGGACATTAGAACCGTCAACAGTTGAACATATTGAAAAAAAAGAGGTGAGTATGCATCGGAAAGAACTGTCATTTGCTGAAAGCCAAGAAACATCGATTTCACATGAAGTTGTGGAATCAGAACCAGTTTCATTAGATGAGGCGATAGACTGGAGTCAGTATCCTTCTAGTACAGTAGTCGCAACAGGATACACAGCTGGAATTGAGTCGACTGGAAAAACACCTGATCATCCAGCTTATGGGATTACTTTTTCTGGTGTGAAGGTAAAACGTGATTTATATTCGACAATTGCGGCTGATATTACGAAATATCCAATTGGATCTATACTGTATATTCCAGGATATGGATATGGAGTTGTGGCAGATACAGGTTCAGCAATTAAAGGTAACAAAATTGATTTGTATTATGAAACAGTTGCAGATGTTTTTGAAAACTGGGGCAAACGTGAAGTTGAAGTGTACTTAGTGAAAAAAGGCGATGGCCAGTTAACAGAAGAAGATTTAGTGAAGTTAAATGAAAATGAAGCTGTTCAAGTTTTTCGTGAGCAAATGTCATTTTAA
- a CDS encoding YuiB family protein — translation MSLPQLIISIMLFLILFFGIGFLLNMILRATWVMAIVYPIIVILIVDNVRFFEYFTAPISSFQALGHDLVALQLVDLVVLTSGLIGAILSGIVIKMLRNRGYQMF, via the coding sequence ATGAGTTTACCACAGTTAATTATTTCAATTATGCTGTTTTTAATATTGTTTTTTGGAATCGGCTTTTTATTAAACATGATTTTAAGGGCTACTTGGGTTATGGCCATTGTTTATCCAATCATCGTCATTTTAATTGTTGATAATGTCAGGTTTTTTGAATATTTCACAGCCCCAATTTCTTCTTTTCAAGCGTTAGGGCATGATTTAGTAGCGTTACAACTTGTTGATTTAGTTGTATTAACAAGTGGATTAATTGGAGCTATTTTATCGGGGATTGTTATTAAAATGTTAAGAAATCGTGGGTACCAAATGTTTTAA
- a CDS encoding YuiA family protein translates to MIYRRLEVRKGQCPYCFGVGYYHLVVGGTETCLSCHGSGRSYVEDEHFPS, encoded by the coding sequence ATGATATATCGAAGATTAGAAGTTCGAAAAGGACAGTGCCCATATTGTTTTGGTGTCGGCTATTATCATTTAGTTGTCGGTGGGACGGAAACATGCTTATCATGTCACGGCAGTGGTAGAAGCTATGTGGAGGATGAACATTTTCCTTCGTAG
- a CDS encoding NAD(P)/FAD-dependent oxidoreductase, protein MNKPRIVILGAGYAGLITAAKLKKELGYNEAEITLVNKHDYHYQTTWLHEPAAGTMDPEKARVEIKSVLDTNRVQFIKDVVVEVNTEDKKVVLNNGELEYDYLVVALGSEPETFGVPGVFEHAFSKWTVNGARQVRTHIDYMFSKYNSEDEKRDELLTFVVAGAGFTGIEFIGELSERVPDLCAKYDVPKEKVKMYVIEAAPSALPGFDPELVEYAMNLLESRGVEFKISCPIKEVVKGGVVLATGDEIKAETVVWATGVRGSSIIEKSGFEAMRGRVKVEADLRAPGHDDVFIIGDCALIINEEINRPYPPTAQIALQQGEVCAYNLKALIKGEETKTFKPEIKGTVASLGGSEAIGLVFGKKLYGTSASFMKKMIDNRSLYIIGGPGLVLKKGKSPL, encoded by the coding sequence TTGAATAAGCCTAGAATCGTCATTTTAGGAGCCGGTTATGCAGGATTAATTACAGCAGCAAAACTTAAAAAAGAGCTTGGTTACAACGAAGCAGAAATTACACTTGTAAACAAACATGATTACCATTATCAAACAACATGGTTACACGAACCAGCAGCTGGAACAATGGATCCGGAAAAAGCTCGTGTCGAAATTAAAAGTGTGCTTGACACAAATCGTGTTCAATTTATTAAAGATGTAGTAGTTGAAGTGAATACTGAAGACAAAAAGGTCGTATTAAACAATGGAGAACTTGAGTATGATTATTTAGTTGTAGCCTTAGGGTCTGAGCCAGAAACGTTTGGAGTTCCAGGTGTATTCGAACATGCATTTAGCAAGTGGACAGTGAATGGCGCTCGTCAAGTTCGAACCCATATTGATTATATGTTCTCTAAATATAATAGTGAAGATGAAAAACGTGATGAGTTATTAACATTTGTTGTAGCCGGTGCAGGGTTTACGGGCATTGAATTTATTGGTGAATTAAGTGAACGTGTTCCAGACCTTTGTGCAAAATACGATGTGCCAAAAGAAAAAGTAAAAATGTATGTCATTGAAGCAGCACCATCAGCATTGCCAGGATTCGATCCAGAGCTAGTTGAGTATGCGATGAATTTACTTGAAAGTCGTGGTGTTGAATTTAAAATTAGCTGTCCAATTAAAGAAGTTGTTAAAGGTGGCGTCGTTCTCGCAACAGGCGATGAAATTAAAGCGGAGACAGTCGTTTGGGCAACTGGAGTTCGTGGTAGTTCCATTATTGAAAAATCAGGGTTTGAAGCGATGCGTGGACGTGTGAAAGTAGAAGCTGATTTACGTGCACCTGGACATGATGATGTATTTATTATTGGTGACTGTGCGTTAATTATCAATGAAGAAATTAATAGACCATATCCTCCTACAGCACAAATCGCCCTTCAACAAGGGGAAGTATGTGCATATAATTTGAAAGCTTTAATTAAAGGGGAAGAAACAAAAACATTCAAACCTGAAATTAAAGGCACAGTTGCTTCTCTTGGCGGAAGTGAAGCGATTGGACTTGTATTCGGGAAAAAGCTTTATGGTACAAGTGCAAGCTTTATGAAAAAAATGATTGATAACCGCTCATTGTATATCATTGGTGGACCAGGCCTTGTGTTGAAAAAAGGAAAAAGTCCGCTATAA
- a CDS encoding NAD(P)/FAD-dependent oxidoreductase has protein sequence MTEQNVYDITIIGGGPTGLFTAFYGGMRQAKVKIIESMPQLGGQLSALYPEKYIYDVAGFPKIRAQELVDNLKEQMDKFNPTIVLEQSVQKVEKRDDNVFELKTDKEVHYSRSVIITAGAGAFQPRRLEVDGASQYEGKNLHYFVNDLSVFAGQKVLVCGGGDSALDWSLMLEPIAEKVTLIHRRDKFRAHEHSVELLHQSKVNVQTPYAIKELIGDGEKINKVVLEEIKGDKEETLDVDAVIVNFGFVSSLGPIKEWGLDIQRNSIIVNSKMETNIPGIYAAGDVATYEGKVKLIATGFGEAPTAVNNAKSYMDPDAKLQPGHSSSMF, from the coding sequence ATGACTGAACAAAATGTGTATGATATTACGATTATTGGTGGCGGACCCACAGGATTATTTACCGCGTTTTACGGTGGTATGAGACAAGCGAAAGTGAAAATTATTGAAAGCATGCCACAGCTTGGCGGTCAGCTTTCTGCTTTATATCCAGAGAAATACATATATGACGTAGCAGGCTTTCCAAAAATTCGAGCACAAGAACTAGTCGATAACTTAAAGGAACAAATGGATAAATTTAATCCAACGATCGTGCTAGAGCAATCCGTGCAAAAAGTTGAAAAGCGTGATGATAACGTTTTTGAATTAAAAACAGACAAGGAAGTTCACTATTCGAGATCAGTTATTATTACAGCTGGTGCTGGTGCTTTCCAACCTCGTCGTTTAGAAGTTGACGGGGCTAGTCAATACGAAGGGAAAAACCTTCATTATTTTGTTAACGATTTAAGTGTATTTGCCGGCCAAAAAGTATTAGTTTGTGGCGGTGGTGATTCTGCTTTAGACTGGTCTTTAATGTTAGAACCAATCGCTGAAAAAGTAACCCTTATTCATCGACGCGATAAATTTAGAGCGCATGAGCATAGTGTTGAGCTGTTGCATCAATCAAAGGTAAATGTTCAAACCCCTTATGCGATAAAAGAATTAATTGGTGATGGCGAAAAAATTAATAAAGTCGTCCTTGAAGAAATAAAAGGTGATAAAGAAGAAACATTAGATGTTGATGCTGTTATTGTTAACTTCGGCTTCGTCTCTTCTTTAGGTCCAATTAAAGAATGGGGACTTGATATTCAACGGAACTCGATTATTGTTAATTCAAAAATGGAAACAAATATCCCAGGCATTTATGCAGCTGGTGATGTAGCCACTTACGAAGGAAAAGTAAAACTGATTGCAACTGGTTTTGGTGAAGCACCAACAGCGGTGAACAATGCGAAATCCTATATGGATCCTGATGCAAAACTCCAACCAGGCCATAGTTCAAGTATGTTTTAA
- a CDS encoding iron-sulfur cluster assembly accessory protein, whose protein sequence is MITITEAAAERIKVMMAEEEGDVMLRVGVKGGGCSGLSYGMGFDAEANDDDKQFTIHGLNVVVDTESAPILNGVVIDYKENMMGGGFTIDNPNAIASCGCGTSFRTAANAGTPEDC, encoded by the coding sequence ATGATTACAATCACAGAAGCAGCTGCCGAGCGAATTAAAGTGATGATGGCTGAAGAAGAAGGCGATGTCATGCTTCGGGTTGGTGTAAAAGGCGGAGGCTGTAGTGGTCTTTCGTATGGAATGGGTTTTGATGCAGAAGCCAATGATGATGACAAACAGTTTACGATACATGGGTTAAATGTTGTTGTTGATACTGAAAGTGCTCCAATATTAAACGGAGTTGTCATTGATTATAAGGAGAACATGATGGGCGGAGGATTTACAATCGACAATCCAAACGCAATTGCCTCATGTGGATGTGGAACATCATTCCGAACGGCAGCGAATGCTGGGACACCTGAAGACTGCTAA
- a CDS encoding aspartyl-phosphate phosphatase Spo0E family protein encodes MVNRSYCEDCLKQIEQLREKMIETALVNGMNHPLVLKYSQELDKKHNDMLPKKVASQ; translated from the coding sequence GTGGTCAACCGTTCATACTGTGAAGATTGTTTAAAGCAAATTGAGCAATTAAGAGAAAAAATGATTGAAACAGCACTAGTAAATGGCATGAATCACCCACTTGTATTAAAATACAGTCAAGAATTAGACAAAAAACATAATGATATGTTACCCAAAAAAGTAGCTAGCCAATAA
- the mqnE gene encoding aminofutalosine synthase MqnE: MSSLILDQRMHAITEKINHGERLSIEDGLYLYNSADLLAVAQLANQVNTKKNQDHVYFIQNMYINPTNVCEANCGFCGFKRKPGEDGAYTMNEEQLLSYVEARWNENIREFHIVGGHNHEVPFEYYLNTIRTLKKHYPTCTIKAYTGAEIEFFARISGLSMKEVLEELIKAGLDTMPGGGAEILTERYRLKMSPDKASTDQWLEAHEIAHGLGLRTHATMLYGSIETLEERLIHMDRLRQLQDRTNGFMVFIPLAMQPRSINAGWKRRTTAYDDMRTLAISRLMLDNFDHIKAYWINIGVQLTQMALTFGSSDIHGTLIEERISHSVGALTTQGITRDELIHLIKTAGKTPVERDTFYNVIKTY; encoded by the coding sequence ATGTCATCTTTAATACTAGACCAAAGAATGCATGCAATTACAGAAAAAATCAATCATGGTGAGCGGCTTTCAATCGAAGATGGTCTTTATTTGTATAACAGCGCGGATTTATTAGCGGTGGCCCAACTTGCAAATCAAGTAAACACGAAGAAAAACCAGGATCATGTTTATTTTATTCAAAATATGTATATTAACCCTACAAATGTTTGTGAAGCAAATTGTGGATTTTGTGGGTTCAAACGAAAGCCTGGTGAAGACGGAGCTTACACAATGAATGAGGAACAACTTCTTTCTTATGTTGAGGCACGTTGGAATGAAAACATTCGTGAATTTCACATTGTAGGTGGACATAATCATGAAGTTCCATTTGAGTATTATTTAAATACGATTCGCACCTTAAAAAAGCATTATCCAACATGTACTATAAAAGCATATACTGGTGCTGAAATTGAATTTTTTGCACGGATTTCAGGGCTTTCTATGAAAGAAGTGCTTGAAGAATTAATTAAAGCGGGTTTAGATACGATGCCTGGTGGCGGTGCAGAGATTTTAACGGAACGCTATCGTTTAAAGATGAGTCCTGATAAAGCATCAACAGACCAATGGTTAGAAGCACATGAAATTGCTCATGGTTTAGGCTTGCGAACGCATGCTACAATGCTGTACGGTTCAATTGAAACATTAGAAGAACGTTTAATTCATATGGACCGCTTACGTCAATTGCAAGATCGGACAAACGGGTTTATGGTATTTATCCCCCTTGCGATGCAACCGCGAAGCATTAATGCCGGTTGGAAACGCCGAACAACAGCATATGATGATATGAGAACATTAGCGATCAGTCGCTTAATGCTTGATAACTTTGACCATATTAAAGCGTATTGGATTAACATCGGTGTTCAGCTGACACAAATGGCTCTGACTTTTGGCTCAAGTGATATTCACGGAACTTTAATTGAAGAACGCATCTCTCACTCTGTTGGTGCATTAACAACTCAAGGAATTACGAGAGATGAATTAATTCACCTAATCAAGACAGCGGGAAAAACACCTGTTGAGCGAGATACATTTTATAACGTCATAAAAACATATTAA
- the dapF gene encoding diaminopimelate epimerase, protein MRTKMKFTKMHGLGNSYIYVDLFKESLHEEELSSLAVKVADKNKGIGSDGLILICPSEKAPVKMRVFNNDGSEAKNCGNGLRCVAKYAFEHGYVASTQFEIETLGGIVLATVHPNADGTVPEVTVDMGVPQLKRSEIPMKGLDMDSVISETINVEEETLTLTAVSMGNPHAVIFVDYIGDAPVTTIGPLLEKHELFPEWVNVEFVEVVNPNELHFRVWERGSGITQACGTGACAAVVAAVLNKKAQKNEPVIVHLLGGDLTITWTAENRVLMKGPAETICEGEYLG, encoded by the coding sequence ATGAGGACGAAAATGAAATTCACAAAAATGCATGGATTAGGGAACAGTTATATTTATGTCGACTTATTTAAAGAATCATTACATGAAGAAGAATTATCATCTTTAGCAGTGAAAGTCGCTGACAAAAATAAAGGAATCGGCTCAGATGGATTAATTTTAATTTGTCCATCTGAAAAAGCGCCTGTGAAAATGCGCGTGTTTAACAATGATGGATCAGAAGCGAAAAATTGTGGCAACGGTCTTCGTTGCGTAGCAAAATATGCGTTTGAACATGGCTATGTTGCGTCAACACAGTTTGAAATTGAAACATTAGGTGGAATTGTTTTGGCAACGGTCCATCCAAATGCAGATGGAACAGTACCGGAAGTGACTGTCGATATGGGTGTTCCACAACTGAAAAGAAGTGAAATACCGATGAAAGGACTGGATATGGATAGTGTCATTTCAGAAACCATCAATGTAGAAGAGGAAACATTGACATTAACAGCAGTATCTATGGGAAATCCACATGCGGTCATTTTTGTTGATTATATTGGGGATGCTCCAGTTACAACGATAGGACCTCTTTTAGAAAAACATGAACTTTTCCCAGAATGGGTTAATGTAGAGTTTGTGGAAGTAGTCAATCCAAACGAACTTCATTTCCGAGTATGGGAGCGGGGCTCAGGCATAACTCAGGCATGTGGAACAGGTGCATGTGCCGCTGTGGTTGCAGCTGTTTTAAATAAAAAGGCACAAAAAAACGAACCTGTTATCGTTCATTTATTAGGTGGCGATTTGACAATTACTTGGACTGCAGAAAACCGAGTTTTAATGAAAGGTCCAGCAGAAACGATTTGCGAAGGCGAGTACCTAGGATAA
- a CDS encoding YuzB family protein: MRPIIEFCLSNLASGTQKAMEELERDPNLDIIEYGCLGSCGQCAVTPFALVNGEFVSGETNEQLVENIYQYLEENPMF; encoded by the coding sequence ATGCGACCAATCATAGAGTTTTGCTTAAGTAATTTAGCAAGCGGAACACAAAAGGCGATGGAAGAGCTAGAACGTGATCCGAATCTTGATATTATAGAGTACGGGTGTCTTGGCAGCTGTGGACAATGTGCTGTGACTCCTTTTGCCCTTGTGAATGGAGAGTTTGTTTCGGGTGAAACAAACGAACAGCTAGTTGAAAACATCTATCAATATTTAGAGGAAAATCCAATGTTTTAA
- a CDS encoding NAD(P)/FAD-dependent oxidoreductase, whose protein sequence is MQKLVILGGGYGGMRILQRLLTNDLPTDVEVTLVDKMPYHCLKTEYYALAAGTEPDLHLRVNYPKDPRLTIKFGFITSIDLDSKLVYLDKEESIPYDTLIVGLGCEDKYHNVPGAPEHTFSIQSMEATRKTYEQLSNVRPNGVVSIVGAGLSGVELASELRESRSDLTIKLFDRGEIILSAFPKKLSNYVQNWFLDHGVDVINKANITKVEPNILYNHDEPIECDAIIWTAGIQPNKVVRELDVAKDQQGRVIITPHHHLPADENVFIVGDCASLPHAPSAQLAEGQGEQIVSVLKARWSNETLPEILPKIKLKGVLGSLGKKHGFGLMGERTLIGRVPRVLKSGVLWMYKYHSG, encoded by the coding sequence ATGCAAAAACTAGTCATTTTAGGTGGCGGTTATGGTGGCATGCGGATATTACAACGGCTTTTAACGAACGACTTACCTACCGATGTTGAAGTCACACTTGTTGATAAAATGCCTTATCACTGCTTGAAAACCGAATATTATGCGTTAGCAGCTGGTACGGAACCAGATTTACATTTACGCGTTAATTATCCAAAAGACCCAAGATTAACGATTAAATTCGGTTTCATTACCTCTATCGATCTCGATTCCAAACTCGTTTATTTAGACAAAGAGGAGTCGATTCCATACGACACTTTAATTGTGGGGTTAGGCTGTGAAGATAAATATCACAATGTTCCAGGTGCTCCTGAACATACATTTAGTATCCAAAGTATGGAAGCAACTAGAAAAACATATGAGCAATTAAGCAATGTCAGACCGAATGGTGTTGTTTCTATCGTTGGAGCGGGTTTAAGCGGAGTTGAATTAGCAAGTGAGCTAAGAGAAAGCCGGTCAGATTTAACAATTAAATTGTTTGACCGTGGAGAAATCATTTTAAGTGCATTTCCTAAAAAGCTAAGCAATTATGTTCAAAATTGGTTCCTTGACCATGGTGTCGATGTCATCAATAAAGCCAATATTACAAAAGTAGAGCCGAACATCCTTTATAATCATGATGAACCTATTGAATGTGACGCTATTATTTGGACAGCTGGGATTCAACCGAACAAAGTCGTTCGTGAACTTGATGTTGCTAAAGACCAGCAAGGCCGTGTCATTATTACACCACATCACCATTTACCAGCCGATGAGAATGTCTTTATTGTTGGGGACTGTGCGAGCTTGCCACATGCGCCAAGCGCTCAGCTTGCTGAAGGCCAAGGCGAACAGATTGTCAGTGTTTTAAAAGCAAGGTGGAGCAATGAAACACTTCCTGAAATTTTACCTAAAATTAAATTAAAAGGTGTATTAGGTTCCTTAGGAAAAAAACATGGCTTTGGACTAATGGGCGAAAGAACGTTAATTGGTCGGGTGCCACGCGTGTTAAAAAGTGGAGTCTTATGGATGTATAAATATCATAGTGGATAA
- a CDS encoding YuzD family protein — protein MTVEITIYGAEQKCASCVNLPSSKDTMEWLDAALSRKYPNDALSIRYVDIYEPATAIDKRFADAILNDVYFYPLIVIDEEVVAEGSPKLRIIHEKIDEKLHA, from the coding sequence TTGACTGTAGAAATTACAATATATGGCGCCGAACAAAAATGTGCGAGCTGTGTGAACTTACCTTCTTCAAAAGACACGATGGAATGGTTAGACGCAGCTTTATCACGAAAATATCCAAATGATGCATTATCCATTCGATATGTTGACATTTATGAGCCTGCTACTGCTATCGATAAGCGCTTTGCGGATGCGATTTTAAACGATGTATATTTTTATCCGTTAATTGTCATAGACGAAGAAGTTGTTGCTGAAGGAAGCCCGAAGCTACGAATTATTCATGAAAAAATCGATGAAAAGTTACACGCATAA
- a CDS encoding NifU family protein, with the protein MANEEMVEQVQEVLDKLRPFLLRDGGDVEFVEIEDGIVKVRLLGACGSCPSSTITLKAGIERALLEEVPGVKEIEQVF; encoded by the coding sequence ATGGCTAATGAAGAAATGGTTGAACAAGTTCAGGAAGTTCTAGATAAGCTTCGTCCTTTCCTTCTTCGTGATGGTGGCGATGTGGAATTTGTAGAAATTGAAGATGGCATTGTAAAAGTACGTCTTCTTGGGGCTTGTGGATCTTGCCCGAGTTCTACAATTACACTAAAAGCAGGGATCGAGCGTGCTTTACTTGAAGAAGTTCCTGGTGTAAAAGAAATAGAACAAGTATTTTAA
- the thrB gene encoding homoserine kinase — translation MSEGRMVITVPASSANLGPGFDSIGIAVNRYLTLRVRHHDEWKFIPLSSELDGVPEDEANLIYQVAKKVADQYEKELPPCHVEMESTIPLARGLGSSASAIIAGIELANQLLSLRLSNEEKVRIASVWEGHPDNVSPSVYGGLLIGSHSEDETDVVYCGVPEIDIVMLVPDEELMTKKARSVLPNDISFAQAIRGSSVSNVLVAAILQGNWELAGKMMTKDVFHHPYRKALVPGLEDVMDSIVDLGGYGAALSGAGPAIICFTKIGDGYRLAERLLERFPQFSTDIVSPDPNGVTVDGVPFVIE, via the coding sequence GTGAGTGAAGGAAGGATGGTCATTACCGTTCCTGCAAGTTCAGCAAATTTAGGTCCTGGCTTTGATTCAATTGGAATTGCGGTAAATCGGTATTTAACATTACGGGTTCGTCATCATGATGAGTGGAAGTTTATCCCTCTTTCAAGTGAGTTGGACGGTGTACCAGAAGATGAAGCAAACTTAATTTATCAAGTGGCAAAAAAAGTGGCGGATCAATATGAAAAAGAGTTACCACCATGCCATGTTGAAATGGAAAGTACGATTCCGTTAGCTCGTGGGTTAGGAAGTAGTGCTTCTGCCATTATCGCTGGAATTGAGCTTGCAAATCAATTGCTTTCATTACGTTTATCGAATGAAGAGAAAGTTCGGATCGCAAGTGTATGGGAAGGTCATCCTGATAATGTGTCTCCATCCGTATACGGTGGTTTGCTTATTGGTTCCCATAGTGAAGATGAAACCGATGTTGTCTATTGCGGCGTACCTGAAATCGATATTGTCATGCTTGTTCCTGATGAAGAGTTAATGACGAAAAAAGCCCGTAGTGTTCTTCCAAATGACATTTCATTTGCACAAGCAATAAGAGGAAGTAGTGTATCCAATGTACTAGTCGCTGCGATTTTACAAGGGAACTGGGAATTAGCAGGGAAAATGATGACAAAGGATGTGTTCCATCATCCATACCGAAAAGCATTAGTTCCAGGCTTAGAAGATGTAATGGACTCCATCGTTGACCTTGGTGGATATGGAGCAGCTTTAAGTGGAGCAGGACCTGCGATTATATGTTTTACAAAAATTGGTGATGGGTACCGCTTAGCTGAAAGATTACTTGAACGATTTCCGCAGTTTTCAACCGATATTGTTTCTCCAGATCCGAATGGAGTAACTGTTGACGGTGTACCTTTTGTTATAGAATAA